A single window of Nicotiana sylvestris chromosome 5, ASM39365v2, whole genome shotgun sequence DNA harbors:
- the LOC104242855 gene encoding induced stolen tip protein TUB8-like has product MASVEVESAPVAAVETTPAEVEVQTTPEETKVEEPTPVVESESVVESAPAPAPVEEPAPAEEAAPAAEEPVAAAEPAATETEEPVAATEEPVAAPVAEAELEAAPVEEPETEKAVPVAEESAPVTEEAVAEETTNAAAEEPVAAAESVEEKAVPVEKAEE; this is encoded by the exons ATGGCCAGCGTTGAG GTTGAATCTGCACCAGTAGCAGCAGTAGAGACTACTCCAGCTGAGGTTGAGGTTCAAACAACCCCAGAGGAAACCAAAGTAGAGGAACCAACCCCAGTTGTAGAAAGCGAATCCGTCGTCGAATCAGCACCAGCACCAGCACCAGTAGAAGAGCCTGCTCCCGCTGAGGAAGCAGCCCCTGCTGCCGAAGAACCCGTGGCTGCAGCAGAACCTGCAGCCACAGAAACAGAGGAGCCAGTTGCGGCAACTGAGGAACCAGTTGCGGCCCCAGTCGCGGAGGCTGAACTTGAAGCAGCCCCTGTTGAGGAACCAGAAACAGAGAAAGCTGTCCCTGTAGCAGAGGAATCAGCTCCAGTAACTGAAGAAGCAGTGGCTGAAGAAACTACAAATGCAGCAGCTGAGGAACCAGTAGCAGCAGCAGAATCTGTTGAAGAGAAAGCAGTTCCAGTGGAGAAAGCTGAAGAGTAA
- the LOC104242856 gene encoding E3 ubiquitin-protein ligase UPL5-like isoform X2 — MGLNNNNNKRKLNDFAADQMEVSVPSAVRMRKDQNLPPTHIQFFVRLFPGGKTLVIQADCNDSVESVHEKIMLITGIPAVEQRLIYRGKQLHQWDQTLSDCGIQKDASLELVGRIRSTGHPQAWQLMNDLISLISGILKGNYPAVNSNSYHIIKMLIHFLTMTPKDSTEKAYEHIQIFISSSAPAALVMLYMSSNYANKNSADESVRSFIDSFKSLLPVPVYNGCVPIVLEFCKLLRGAVGIDDRLYNKCRSSLGAIVESTGIARCKAETKKLLALQDVFPFVREVASKLSYDLELTMGSTKLIGLSFSIVRDFAVFMLPVKKVIRWQVPFRFPITFPLKEDDTSEGVYYKEYIECLHHIFYDLLDKMEMCLRELEDRLGLKENGKGKPIAPWWSQYLVILKELNSISKLYKGLEKVFWQKMRQIKLSLCFLIVSFAKKSDDYGWLLEHKEVTNFELRRHLAMMMLPEVRDENEAMHEMLIDRSQLLEESFEYIGQADSKLLRGGLFMEFKHEEATGPGVLREWFLLVCQAIFNPQNALYVACPNDRRRFFPNPASKVDPLHLEYFRFSGRMIALALMHKIQVGVVLGRVFFLLLAGKNISLEDIRDADPYLYSSCKQMLEMDPEMVDEDTLGLTFVCEFEELGSRKVIELCPNGKDTVVNSKNRIKYVNLLIRHRFVSSIAEQVAQFSRGFADITTSRIQKSFFRCLNLEDLDLMLDGSGSAVSIEDWKAHTDYIGYKESDPQISWFWKGNDGLPYKFLLDQKYDMRHHSFADFMRSNFHRDISDSGLCFSQAFFITRE, encoded by the exons atgggcttaaacaacaacaacaacaaacgtAAGCTCAATGATTTCGCCGCCGATCAAATGGAAGTTTCAGTTCCTTCCGCCGTCAGGATGAGAAAAGACCAAAATCTCCCTCCAACACATATTCAGTTTTTTGTACGTTTGTTTCCCGGCGGCAAAACGCTGGTAATTCAAGCCGATTGTAATGACTCAGTAGAATCAGTTCACGAAAAAATCATGTTAATCACCGGAATACCGGCGGTGGAGCAGCGGTTAATCTACCGGGGAAAGCAGCTTCATCAATGGGATCAAACGTTATCGGATTGTGGTATTCAAAAGGATGCCAGCTTGGAACTTGTAGGCCGAATTCGGAGCACAGGCCATCCTCAGGCGTGGCAGCTCATGAATGACTTAATTTCACTAATCTCCGGTATTTTGAAAGGCAATTATCCTGCTGTTAATTCGAACTCgtatcatataataaaaatgcttatACATTTTTTAACTATGACTCCTAAGGATAGTACTGAAAAAGCATATGAGCACATCCAAATCTTCATTTCCTCGTCTGCTCCTGCAGCTCTGGTAATGCTTTATATGTCTTCAAATTATGCTAACAAAAATAGTGCTGATGAATCCGTTCGTTCATTTATTGATTCATTTAAGAGTTTGTTGCCTGTACCTGTGTACAATGGATGTGTTCCTATAGTGTTAGAGTTTTGTAAACTTCTCAGAGGAGCTGTTGGGATTGATGATCGTTTGTATAATAAATGTCGGAGTAGTTTAGGGGCTATAGTAGAGTCCACTGGGATCGCGAGGTGCAAGGCTGAAACTAAGAAGTTGTTAGCATTGCAAGATGTTTTTCCGTTTGTTCGTGAGGTAGCAAGTAAGTTATCTTATGATTTGGAATTGACAATGGGATCAACTAAGCTTATAGGGTTATCATTTAGCATTGTGCGTGATTTTGCTGTGTTTATGCTTCCGGTGAAGAAGGTAATACGGTGGCAAGTACCATTTCGCTTTCCAATAACTTTCCCGTTGAAAGAGGATGACACCAGTGAAGGAGTGTATTACAAAGAGTATATTGAATGTTTGCATCATATTTTCTATGATTTGCTCGATAAAATGGAGATGTGTTTAAGGGAATTGGAAGACCGGTTGGGTTTGAAAGAGAATGGAAAAGGCAAACCTATTGCACCCTGGTGGTCTCAGTATCTTGTAATTCTGAAGGAGTTAAATAGTATATCAAAACTGTATAAGGGCTTGGAGAAGGTATTTTGGCAGAAGATGAGGCAAAtaaagctttcattgtgctttttgaTAGTTTCATTTGCAAAAAAGTCTGATGATTATGGTTGGCTTCTTGAGCACAAGGAGGTAACCAATTTTGAGTTGAGGAGGCATTTGGCAATGATGATGCTTCCGGAAGTTAGAGACGAAAACGAGGCGATGCATGAGATGCTCATTGACAGGTCCCAGTTGTTGGAAGAATCATTCGAGTACATTGGACAAGCTGATTCCAAATTGCTACGAGGCGGTTTATTTATGGAATTCAAACATGAAGAAGCTACTGGTCCTGGTGTATTGAGGGAGTGGTTTTTATTGGTATGTCAAGCGATCTTCAACCCTCAAAATGCTCTCTACGTTGCTTGCCCAAATGATCGTAGAAGGTTTTTCCCAAATCCAG CATCTAAGGTGGACCCGTTACACCTTGAGTATTTCCGCTTCTCTGGTAGGATGATTGCATTGGCTTTAATGCATAAAATTCAAGTCGGTGTTGTGCTTGGTCGTGTGTTCTTTTTGTTATTGGCTGGAAAGAATATTTCATTGGAAGACATTAGGGATGCAGATCCATACTTATACAGTAGCTGCAAGCAGATGCTGGAGATGGATCCAGAGATGGTGGATGAAGATACACTGGGCTTGACATTTGTTTGTGAATTTGAAGAGTTGGGGTCCAGGAAAGTGATTGAGCTTTGTCCCAATGGGAAAGATACTGTTGTGAACAGTAAGAATAGGATAAAGTATGTTAATCTTCTTATTCGACATCGTTTTGTCTCGTCAATTGCTGAGCAGGTAGCCCAGTTTTCTAGAGGCTTTGCTGATATAACTACCTCAAGGATCCAAAAGTCCTTTTTTCGGTGTTTAAATCTTGAAGATCTTGACTTGATGCTTGATGGGAGTGGAAGTGCTGTTTCTATTGAAGATTGGAAAGCACATACAGATTACATTGGCTACAAAGAAAGTGATCCTCAAATATCATGGTTCTGGAAG gGAAACGACGGCCTTCCTTACAAGTTCTTGCTTGATCAAAAATATGACATGCGACACCATAGCTTTGCGGACTTTATGAGATCTAACTTTCACCGCGACATTAGTGACTCAGGTCTGTGCTTTTCGCAAGCTTTTTTTATAACGAGAGAATAA
- the LOC104242856 gene encoding E3 ubiquitin-protein ligase UPL5-like isoform X1, with protein MGLNNNNNKRKLNDFAADQMEVSVPSAVRMRKDQNLPPTHIQFFVRLFPGGKTLVIQADCNDSVESVHEKIMLITGIPAVEQRLIYRGKQLHQWDQTLSDCGIQKDASLELVGRIRSTGHPQAWQLMNDLISLISGILKGNYPAVNSNSYHIIKMLIHFLTMTPKDSTEKAYEHIQIFISSSAPAALVMLYMSSNYANKNSADESVRSFIDSFKSLLPVPVYNGCVPIVLEFCKLLRGAVGIDDRLYNKCRSSLGAIVESTGIARCKAETKKLLALQDVFPFVREVASKLSYDLELTMGSTKLIGLSFSIVRDFAVFMLPVKKVIRWQVPFRFPITFPLKEDDTSEGVYYKEYIECLHHIFYDLLDKMEMCLRELEDRLGLKENGKGKPIAPWWSQYLVILKELNSISKLYKGLEKVFWQKMRQIKLSLCFLIVSFAKKSDDYGWLLEHKEVTNFELRRHLAMMMLPEVRDENEAMHEMLIDRSQLLEESFEYIGQADSKLLRGGLFMEFKHEEATGPGVLREWFLLVCQAIFNPQNALYVACPNDRRRFFPNPASKVDPLHLEYFRFSGRMIALALMHKIQVGVVLGRVFFLLLAGKNISLEDIRDADPYLYSSCKQMLEMDPEMVDEDTLGLTFVCEFEELGSRKVIELCPNGKDTVVNSKNRIKYVNLLIRHRFVSSIAEQVAQFSRGFADITTSRIQKSFFRCLNLEDLDLMLDGSGSAVSIEDWKAHTDYIGYKESDPQISWFWKIVASMSAEQRKVLLFFWTSIKHLPLEGFGGLASRLHIYKTSESYDHLPSAKTCFYRICFPPYKSMAIMQDRLCIITQEHVGCSFGTR; from the exons atgggcttaaacaacaacaacaacaaacgtAAGCTCAATGATTTCGCCGCCGATCAAATGGAAGTTTCAGTTCCTTCCGCCGTCAGGATGAGAAAAGACCAAAATCTCCCTCCAACACATATTCAGTTTTTTGTACGTTTGTTTCCCGGCGGCAAAACGCTGGTAATTCAAGCCGATTGTAATGACTCAGTAGAATCAGTTCACGAAAAAATCATGTTAATCACCGGAATACCGGCGGTGGAGCAGCGGTTAATCTACCGGGGAAAGCAGCTTCATCAATGGGATCAAACGTTATCGGATTGTGGTATTCAAAAGGATGCCAGCTTGGAACTTGTAGGCCGAATTCGGAGCACAGGCCATCCTCAGGCGTGGCAGCTCATGAATGACTTAATTTCACTAATCTCCGGTATTTTGAAAGGCAATTATCCTGCTGTTAATTCGAACTCgtatcatataataaaaatgcttatACATTTTTTAACTATGACTCCTAAGGATAGTACTGAAAAAGCATATGAGCACATCCAAATCTTCATTTCCTCGTCTGCTCCTGCAGCTCTGGTAATGCTTTATATGTCTTCAAATTATGCTAACAAAAATAGTGCTGATGAATCCGTTCGTTCATTTATTGATTCATTTAAGAGTTTGTTGCCTGTACCTGTGTACAATGGATGTGTTCCTATAGTGTTAGAGTTTTGTAAACTTCTCAGAGGAGCTGTTGGGATTGATGATCGTTTGTATAATAAATGTCGGAGTAGTTTAGGGGCTATAGTAGAGTCCACTGGGATCGCGAGGTGCAAGGCTGAAACTAAGAAGTTGTTAGCATTGCAAGATGTTTTTCCGTTTGTTCGTGAGGTAGCAAGTAAGTTATCTTATGATTTGGAATTGACAATGGGATCAACTAAGCTTATAGGGTTATCATTTAGCATTGTGCGTGATTTTGCTGTGTTTATGCTTCCGGTGAAGAAGGTAATACGGTGGCAAGTACCATTTCGCTTTCCAATAACTTTCCCGTTGAAAGAGGATGACACCAGTGAAGGAGTGTATTACAAAGAGTATATTGAATGTTTGCATCATATTTTCTATGATTTGCTCGATAAAATGGAGATGTGTTTAAGGGAATTGGAAGACCGGTTGGGTTTGAAAGAGAATGGAAAAGGCAAACCTATTGCACCCTGGTGGTCTCAGTATCTTGTAATTCTGAAGGAGTTAAATAGTATATCAAAACTGTATAAGGGCTTGGAGAAGGTATTTTGGCAGAAGATGAGGCAAAtaaagctttcattgtgctttttgaTAGTTTCATTTGCAAAAAAGTCTGATGATTATGGTTGGCTTCTTGAGCACAAGGAGGTAACCAATTTTGAGTTGAGGAGGCATTTGGCAATGATGATGCTTCCGGAAGTTAGAGACGAAAACGAGGCGATGCATGAGATGCTCATTGACAGGTCCCAGTTGTTGGAAGAATCATTCGAGTACATTGGACAAGCTGATTCCAAATTGCTACGAGGCGGTTTATTTATGGAATTCAAACATGAAGAAGCTACTGGTCCTGGTGTATTGAGGGAGTGGTTTTTATTGGTATGTCAAGCGATCTTCAACCCTCAAAATGCTCTCTACGTTGCTTGCCCAAATGATCGTAGAAGGTTTTTCCCAAATCCAG CATCTAAGGTGGACCCGTTACACCTTGAGTATTTCCGCTTCTCTGGTAGGATGATTGCATTGGCTTTAATGCATAAAATTCAAGTCGGTGTTGTGCTTGGTCGTGTGTTCTTTTTGTTATTGGCTGGAAAGAATATTTCATTGGAAGACATTAGGGATGCAGATCCATACTTATACAGTAGCTGCAAGCAGATGCTGGAGATGGATCCAGAGATGGTGGATGAAGATACACTGGGCTTGACATTTGTTTGTGAATTTGAAGAGTTGGGGTCCAGGAAAGTGATTGAGCTTTGTCCCAATGGGAAAGATACTGTTGTGAACAGTAAGAATAGGATAAAGTATGTTAATCTTCTTATTCGACATCGTTTTGTCTCGTCAATTGCTGAGCAGGTAGCCCAGTTTTCTAGAGGCTTTGCTGATATAACTACCTCAAGGATCCAAAAGTCCTTTTTTCGGTGTTTAAATCTTGAAGATCTTGACTTGATGCTTGATGGGAGTGGAAGTGCTGTTTCTATTGAAGATTGGAAAGCACATACAGATTACATTGGCTACAAAGAAAGTGATCCTCAAATATCATGGTTCTGGAAG ATAGTTGCGAGTATGTCTGCTGAGCAGAGAAAGGTGCTCCTTTTCTTTTGGACTTCAATTAAGCATCTGCCTCTAGAGGGTTTTGGTGGTTTGGCTTCTAGACTTCACATCTACAAAACCTCGGAGTCCTATGATCACTTGCCTTCTGCGAAAACATGCTTCTACCGCATATGCTTTCCTCCTTATAAATCCATGGCCATAATGCAAGATCGACTCTGCATAATCACCCAAGAGCATGTTGGTTGCAGCTTTGGTACCCGGTGA